In Clostridia bacterium, one genomic interval encodes:
- the hisF gene encoding imidazole glycerol phosphate synthase subunit HisF yields MLTKRIIPCLDVAGGRVVKGVNFVNLRDAGDPVETAKLYNDSGADELVFLDITASAEARKTIIDVVARTAGEVFIPLTVGGGISDLEDFKRILRAGADKIAVNSAALRNPPLIAAAAARFGSQCVVVAIDAKRRREGGGWDVYINGGRVNTGKDAVAWARQAAELGAGEILLTSMDADGTKEGYDLALIRAVTEAVGIPVIASGGAGRLEHFRDVITEAGADAVLAASLFHYGEVSIAQVKEYLARWGIPVRPAPAQAPEELGRGGS; encoded by the coding sequence ATGCTGACCAAGCGCATTATCCCCTGCTTGGACGTAGCGGGGGGAAGGGTGGTTAAGGGAGTTAACTTCGTGAACCTGCGGGATGCCGGTGACCCGGTGGAAACGGCTAAGCTGTATAATGACAGCGGCGCCGATGAGCTGGTCTTCCTGGATATCACTGCTTCCGCCGAGGCGCGGAAGACCATCATTGACGTGGTGGCCCGCACCGCTGGGGAAGTTTTTATCCCCCTGACGGTGGGCGGCGGCATCAGCGACTTGGAAGATTTCAAGCGGATCCTCCGGGCAGGGGCGGACAAGATTGCGGTGAATTCGGCCGCCCTGCGCAACCCGCCTTTGATTGCGGCAGCCGCCGCCAGGTTCGGCAGCCAGTGTGTGGTGGTAGCCATTGACGCCAAGCGCCGGCGGGAGGGTGGCGGTTGGGATGTGTATATTAACGGCGGCCGGGTGAACACCGGCAAAGATGCGGTGGCCTGGGCCCGGCAGGCGGCGGAGCTGGGGGCGGGGGAGATCCTGCTTACCAGCATGGATGCCGATGGGACGAAAGAGGGTTATGACCTGGCTTTGATCAGAGCTGTGACGGAAGCGGTGGGGATTCCCGTTATCGCTTCCGGCGGAGCCGGGCGGCTGGAGCATTTCCGGGATGTGATCACGGAGGCCGGTGCCGATGCGGTGCTGGCGGCTTCTTTGTTTCATTATGGGGAAGTGAGCATCGCTCAGGTGAAGGAGTATTTGGCCCGTTGGGGTATTCCGGTGCGGCCGGCCCCGGCGCAGGCGCCTGAGGAGTTAGGAAGAGGAGGCTCATGA